The following are encoded in a window of Pongo abelii isolate AG06213 chromosome 14, NHGRI_mPonAbe1-v2.0_pri, whole genome shotgun sequence genomic DNA:
- the MAB21L1 gene encoding putative nucleotidyltransferase MAB21L1: MIAAQAKLVYHLNKYYNEKCQARKAAIAKTIREVCKVVSDVLKEVEVQEPRFISSLNELDNRYEGLEVISPTEFEVVLYLNQMGVFNFVDDGSLPGCAVLKLSDGRKRSMSLWVEFITASGYLSARKIRSRFQTLVAQAVDKCSYRDVVKMVADTSEVKLRIRDRYVVQITPAFKCTGIWPRSAAHWPLPHIPWPGPNRVAEVKAEGFNLLSKECHSLAGKQSSAESDAWVLQFAEAENRLQMGGCRKKCLSILKTLRDRHLELPGQPLNNYHMKTLVSYECEKHPRESDWDESCLGDRLNGILLQLISCLQCRRCPHYFLPNLDLFQGKPHSALENAAKQTWRLAREILTNPKSLEKL; this comes from the coding sequence ATGATTGCGGCCCAGGCCAAGCTGGTCTACCATCTGAATAAATACTACAACGAAAAATGCCAAGCCAGGAAAGCTGCCATTGCCAAAACTATCCGGGAAGTCTGCAAAGTAGTTTCCGACGTACTGAAGGAAGTGGAAGTGCAGGAGCCACGGTTCATCAGCTCCCTCAACGAGCTGGACAATCGCTACGAGGGCCTCGAGGTCATCTCCCCCACAGAATTTGAAGTGGTGCTTTATCTCAACCAAATGGGGGTGTTCAACTTCGTGGACGATGGCTCACTGCCCGGCTGCGCGGTGCTGAAGTTGAGCGACGGGCGCAAGAGGAGCATGTCCCTCTGGGTGGAATTCATTACCGCCTCCGGCTACCTCTCGGCGCGCAAAATCCGGTCCAGGTTTCAGACGCTGGTGGCTCAAGCGGTAGACAAATGTAGCTACCGGGATGTGGTAAAGATGGTGGCAGACACCAGCGAAGTGAAACTGAGAATCCGAGATAGGTACGTGGTGCAGATCACGCCGGCCTTTAAATGCACCGGGATCTGGCCGAGGAGTGCTGCCCACTGGCCACTTCCCCACATCCCCTGGCCGGGACCCAACCGGGTGGCGGAGGTCAAGGCGGAAGGTTTCAATCTCTTGTCCAAGGAGTGCCACTCCTTGGCCGGCAAGCAGAGCTCGGCGGAGAGCGACGCCTGGGTGCTGCAGTTCGCGGAGGCAGAGAACAGACTGCAGATGGGGGGCTGCAGAAAGAAGTGTCTCTCCATCCTCAAAACCTTAAGGGATCGTCACCTTGAACTGCCGGGCCAGCCCTTGAACAATTACCATATGAAGACTCTGGTTTCCTACGAGTGTGAAAAGCATCCCCGAGAGTCGGACTGGGACGAGTCTTGCCTGGGTGATCGGCTGAACGGGATTTTGCTGCAACTTATCTCCTGCCTGCAGTGCCGGCGGTGTCCCCACTACTTTCTACCGAACTTAGATCTGTTTCAAGGCAAACCTCACTCAGCTCTGGAAAACGCTGCCAAACAAACGTGGCGACTGGCAAGAGAGATCCTGACCAACCcgaaaagtttggaaaaactctag